One stretch of Arachis duranensis cultivar V14167 chromosome 1, aradu.V14167.gnm2.J7QH, whole genome shotgun sequence DNA includes these proteins:
- the LOC107485012 gene encoding uncharacterized protein LOC107485012 — translation MADAPPPTPSELLRMVTELQQANQRMAEANQRMAEENQRMQQQIQQIANARLEHNDNRHGGNANDENQSQPTHVSETPQDDDGRDPQNNEASLKDEGEEPDNSAGPFTADIMNFQLPRQFTLPTTLNPYDGLGDPKQHIKKFRSIMIVNGASDPILCRCFPSFLDGPALDWFCSLPADSISRFQELAKQFEDHFAASAIYLHDSDYLTTVKQGKFQEAIAVAKPKTLAEFREKAKGQIDIEELRQARKAEKSATTKEDDKPRDNKKTFRPTPRYETCTQFNAKRDDIIKEILNSKQIKPPLKAGSYPEPKNIDKSKYCTFHQKYGHTTDECVIAKDLLERLARQGHLDKYISGHMQKRSVSISDPPPVGPSSSSKDKEKAPAQPRGIINCISGGYAGGGQTSSARKRTYRAMLALGDTTNNPQPLQEIPEMTFCPTDFNCKDTNLDDPVVISLQLGDLIVRKVLLDPGSSADVLFFTTFEKMKLSTNILQPSAGDLVGFSGERVPVMGSVWLQTTLGEQPLSKTHDIQYLVVDCFSPYNLILGRPFLNRFTAIVSTVHLCVKFPVQDNIVATIHGDLQEALHCYNTSLKPIKRSCERRINSITSEQPTLAELDPRADFLDRPLPNEELTKIMLTDDPMKFTFIGTSVKDKEREKLIRFLQKNADLFAWTSGDMPGIDPSVITHKLAISPAARPISQKKRNLGTEKRMASMAEAKKLIDANFIREIRFTTWLANVVMVKKNNGKWRMCVDFTDLNKACPKDAYPLPSIDTLVDNSCGYGTLSFMDAYSGYNQILMHPSDQEKTAFITEYGNYCYNVMPFGLKNAGATYQRLMNRVFEQQIGRNIEVYVDDMVAKTKVGHSHIEDLAEIFGQIRAYNMRLNPEKCAFGVIGGKFLDFMLTSRGIEENPEKCQAILDMNSPTNIKEVQRLTGRLAALSRFLPCLASKSFSFFRCLRKNTNFQWDENCEMAFQSLKQFLSKPPVLQKPNIGEPLYLYLSVTDIAVSSVLVAEKEKTQQPVYFVSKSLQNAELRYPRLEKLAYALVFSARRLRPYFQSHTIYVRTSQPLRQILAKPELAGRLIRWSIELSEFDIQYQPRGSVKSQYLADFVVELTGPSTYIEDAGWMLFVDGASNPHGSGAGILLENAEGVVIEHSIRFSFKASNNQAEYEALLAGLRLATELHVVNLKVYCDSLLVVQQVNQSFQTKDPVLSKYVVLVKNLMDRFSKIEIHHIARDQNHRADILSKLASTQSHTASLLQSTIHEPSINILSISHIEQEAGWQKPYIQYLKSGELPQEIQDVKKFKRQASFFTLLNNLLYRRGYSRPLLKCLDRTEADLALAEVHEGICGIHSGARSLAQKILRAGFYWPTIWEDSRKKVRTCDRCQKHAPTINIPAEDLHQSTVSWPFNHWGIDILGPFPTAPRQVKYLVVAIDYFSKWIEAQPLARITLVQMISFVWQKIICRFGIPRHIVTDNGRQFTDHNFKNFLQNLKIKQHFSSVEHPQSNGLAEAANKVVLQALRKKLDDAKGLWAELVPEIL, via the exons ATGGCTGATGCACCTCCACCTACTCCGTCCGAGCTACTTCGGATGGTAACCGAGCTTCAGCAGGCAAATCAGCGCATGGCAGAGGCAAATCAGCGTATGGCTGAGGAAAATCAAAGaatgcagcagcaaattcagCAAATAGCCAACGCCCGACTCGAGCATAACGACAACCGTCATGGAGGAAACGCCAATGACGAGAATCAATCTCAGCCGACACATGTTTCGGAAACTCCCCAGGATGATGATGGAAGGGATCCTCAAAACAATGAAGCCTCACTGAAAGACGAAGGAGAGGAGCCTGACAACTCGGCAGGACCTTTCACAGCTGATATCATGAATTTTCAACTGCCCCGGCAATTTACATTGCCAACGACTTTGAATCCGTATGATGGCTTAGGCGACCCAAAGCAGCACATCAAAAAGTTCCGATCTATCATGATCGTTAACGGTGCATCCGATCCTATTCTATGTCGTTGTTTTCCCTCCTTTTTGGATGGTCCTGCACTTGACTGGTTTTGCTCTTTGCCTGCAGATTCAATTTCACGTTTCCAGGAGTTAGCAAAGCAGTTTGAAGATCATTTCGCAGCATCAGCAATATATCTGCATGATTCCGACTACCTAACGACTGTAAAGCAAG GAAAGTTTCAAGAAGCCATTGCAGTAGCCAAGCCGAAGACTTTGGCCGAGTTTCGAGAAAAGGCAAAAGGGCAAATAGACATTGAAGAGCTTCGTCAAGCTCGCAAAGCGGAAAAGTCGGCAACTACTAAAGAAGATGATAAGCCTCGGGACAATAAGAAGACTTTCAGACCAACTCCTCGCTATGAAACCTGCACTCAGTTTAACGCGAAGAGAGATGATATTATTAAGGAAATTTTGAATTCCAAGCAGATTAAACCTCCTCTCAAAGCTGGCAGTTATCCCGAGCCGAAGAATATAGACAAGTCCAAATACTGCACATTCCATCAGAAGTATGGTCACACAACCGATGAGTGTGTGATCGCCAAAGACCTTTTAGAACGTTTAGCAAGACAAGGACATCTTGATAAATATATCTCAGGCCACATGCAGAAAAGATCCGTTTCCATTTCAGATCCACCCCCTGTAggaccatcatcatcatcaaaagaTAAGGAAAAGGCGCCGGCTCAGCCTAGGGGTATAATTAATTGCATCTCGGGCGGTTACGCCGGAGGTGGACAAACAAGTTCGGCAAGAAAACGGACATACAGGGCCATGCTCGCACTAGGAGATACCACCAACAATCCCCAGCCATTGCAGGAGATTCCGGAGATGACATTTTGCCCAACCGACTTTAATTGCAAGGATACCAACCTAGATGACCCAGTCGTCATCTCTCTTCAGTTGGGCGACTTAATAGTTCGGAAAGTGCTGCTAGACCCAGGCAGCAGTGCTGACGTGCTATTTTTTACAACAtttgaaaaaatgaaattaagtaCTAATATTTTGCAACCGTCTGCAGGTGACTTGGTCGGATTTTCCGGGGAACGCGTTCCAGTGATGGGTTCAGTGTGGTTACAAACCACACTCGGTGAGCAGCCTCTATCTAAAACACATGACATCCAATATCTTGTTGTAGACTGTTTCAGTCCCTATAACCTTATCTTAGGAAGACCTTTTTTAAATAGATTTACGGCGATTGTATCCACTGTTCATCTCTGTGTCAAGTTTCCCGTGCAGGACAATATTGTAGCCACAATCCATGGTGATTTGCAAGAAGCTCTGCATTGTTATAATACAAGCCTAAAACCTATCAAGAGGAGTTGCGAACGACGTATAAACTCCATCACTTCCGAACAACCAACATTAGCCGAGCTTGACCCTAGAGCCGACTTTCTAGATCGTCCTCTGCCAAATGAAGAGCTAACAAAGATTATGTTAACTGATGACCCAATGAAATTCACTTTCATAGGAACCTCGGTAAAAGACAAAGAACGGGAGAAGCTCATCCGTTTTTTGCAGAAGAACGCCGATCTTTTTGCTTGGACATCTGGagacatgccaggcattgaTCCATCCGTTATTACTCACAAATTGGCAATAAGCCCAGCAGCTCGACCAATATCTCAGAAAAAAAGAAATCTCGGAACTGAGAAAAGAATGGCATCCATGGCTGAAGCCAAGAAGCTCATTGATGCAAATTTCATCCGAGAAATCAGGTTTACAACTTGGCTGGCCAACGTCGTCatggtaaagaaaaataatggtAAATGGCGCATGTGCGTCGACTTTACTGATTTAAATAAAGCATGTCCTAAAGACGCTTACCCTCTGCCTTCTATCGATACTTTAGTAGACAACTCTTGTGGATATGGCACCTTGagtttcatggatgcatactctggTTATAACCAGATCCTTATGCACCCATCAGACCAAGAAAAAACGGCTTTTATTACTGAATATGGTAATTATTGCTACAATGTCATGCCTTTTGGCTTAAAGAATGCAGGTGCAACATACCAAAGACTGATGAACAGGGTCTTCGAGCAACAGATAGGTCGGAATATTGAGGTGTATGTCGATGACATGGTCGCCAAGACAAAGGTCGGCCATTCCCATATTGAAGACCTTGCCGAAATATTTGGCCAAATCCGAGCTTACAACATGAGGCTCAACCCGGAAAAATGCGCCTTTGGTGTTATCGGAGGAAAATTCCTCGACTTCATGCTTACTAGCCGAGGAATTGAAGAAAATCCCGAAAAATGTCAGGCGATCCTTGATATGAATAGTCCCACAAACATTAAAGAGGTTCAGCGATTAACAGGGAGGTTGGCAGCTCTCTCCAGATTTCTGCCATGCCTGGCGTCCAAGTCCTTCAGCTTTTTTCGATGTTTACGGAAGAACACAAATTTCCAATGGGATGAAAATTGTGAAATGGCATTTCAAAGTTTAAAACAATTTCTTTCTAAACCACCTGTTTTGCAAAAACCTAACATTGGTGAaccattatatttatatttgtcaGTTACTGATATAGCGGTTAGCTCTGTTCTTGTtgcagaaaaagagaaaacacaACAACCAGTTTATTTTGTAAGCAAATCATTGCAGAATGCTGAGCTTCGCTATCCGAGGTTAGAAAAGCTCGCCTATGCACTTGTTTTTTCTGCAAGACGACTCCGCCCCTACTTTCAGAGTCATACAATTTACGTCAGAACTTCTCAACCCTTACGCCAAATACTCGCCAAACCCGAGCTTGCCGGGAGATTGATAAGATGGTCTATTGAACTGTCCGAATTTGATATTCAATATCAACCTAGAGGATCtgtcaaatcacaatacctggccGACTTTGTTGTCGAGCTCACGGGACCAAGCACATACATAGAGGATGCAGGTTGGATGTTATTTGTTGATGGGGCCTCTAACCCCCATGGATCTGGAGCAGGAATACTTTTGGAAAATGCTGAAGGAGTCGTTATTGAACATTCTATACGATTTTCATTCAAGGCCAGCAATAATCAAGCCGAGTATGAAGCCCTACTCGCAGGGCTCAGGTTAGCAACAGAGCTACATGTTgttaatttaaaagtttattgtGATTCTCTATTAGTTGTTCAACAAGTAAATCAGAGTTTTCAAACAAAAGATCCAGTTTTATCAAAATATGTAGTTCTTGTCAAAAACCTCATGGATCGTTTCtcaaaaattgaaattcatcaTATAGCAAGAGATCAAAATCATAGGGCAGATATATTATCAAAGCTTGCTTCCACTCAATCACACACTGCCTCACTACTACAATCCACTATCCACGAGCCGAGCATAAACATCCTTAGCATTTCTCATATAGAGCAAGAAGCCGGTTGGCAAAAGCCATACATTCAATACCTTAAAAGTGGAGAACTCCCACAAGAGATACAAGATGTAAAAAAGTTCAAACGACAGGCATCTTTCTTTACATTATTAAATAACCTGTTGTATAGGCGGGGCTACTCCCGACCATTATTGAAATGCTTAGACAGGACAGAGGCCGACCTAGCCTTAGCCGAGGTCCATGAAGGCATTTGTGGAATACACTCAGGAGCCAGAAGTCTAGCACAAAAGATTCTTCGTGCTGGTTTTTATTGGCCGACCATATGGGAGGACAGTCGGAAAAAGGTCCGAACTTGCGACCGCTGCCAAAAACATGCCCCGACCATTAACATCCCCGCCGAGGATTTACATCAGTCAACAGTAAGCTGGCCATTTAATCATTGGGGAATAGATATTCTGGGACCTTTTCCCACAGCCCCGAGACAGGTAAAATATTTGGTTGTGGCAATTGATTACTTTTCTAAATGGATTGAGGCTCAACCTCTAGCTAGAATTACATTAGTTCAAATGATTTCTTTTGTTTGGCAAAAGATAATTTGCAGATTTGGTATACCTCGTCACATTGTAACTGATAATGGTCGACAGTTTACCGACcataattttaagaattttttacagaatttaaagattaagcAACATTTCTCCTCGGTGGAGCATCCTCAATCTAACGGCTTAGCTGAAGCTGCAAACAAGGTCGTCCTGCAGGCTTTAAGGAAGAAGCTCGATGACGCCAAAGGATTATGGGCTGAACTTGTTCCAGAAATTTTATGA